The genome window GAGCAGGAGCAATTTCATTGATAAAATTATCACCAATTGAAATAGCCTCATGGGGCTCGACATCATACTGTGTTAAAAGTCTTTTGAAGAGTTCTTCTGTTTTTGCAGGCTTCATGGAAGAAGGTAATATATGCTCAAAGATCGTATCAAGTTCCAGTTCCTTTAATAATCGCAGGGCATCATCAAGATCACTGTTTGTACATAGTACCAATTTTTTGGTTTCCTTTAATTCAAGCAGTCCTTGCTTTAAGCCGGGTGTTTTAGTTAATTGGAATTGATCCGTCACCATAAATTCCTTTGTTCGATTATAACTCGCAATTGTATCTGAAACTCCGTAATGCATAGCTGCTACAAATGGTAACCACCAGCCATCTCCAATGGCTATCATTGACTTAAAATTAAACAAAAGAGGAGTCGGATATTGATAATCTACCACGTTTCCATTCCAGTCCTGAACTAATGTAACTTGCAAGTTCATTGGATTTAGCGTTAATGCCAAGTCATTTTCTACATCATATGCCGTTCCAATCTGCACGACGTGTGTACCTGCTTTCATTGCCTCATAATCCTGGTGAAAATTCAATTGAAGTTCTCTATTTGGTAACTGATCTGCCAAAAGGTCAGCATAATAATCAAAGTGATCGGTATCTTCATATAAGGTACCATCCAAATCAAAAATGAAGAGCTTAGCATGTTCTATAAATGATCTCATATGTAACCTCCTTTTTTATAACTAAATTGGACTTCTTTTTCGATTATTATCCATACTGAAAAATACACTATAGGGACCTTGTATTGAAATCAGAGATGCTATACGTTACGATAACGACATGATGAAGAGTAAGGTTGTGAGAAAAATGGAAATAATGATTTCGACGATTCTACATAAAATGGACAATGAATTACAAAAGGCATACGAGGCAAAAGATGAACAGGCATTAAGAGAGCATCTTCTTGTCATAAAAACATTATGTGGACTTGTATTAGAAGAGAAAAGGACAAGTGGAGACATAGTAAACCAACCACCACCGTTGCGCAAAAAAGAGCCTGTTCTAACTTCATATGAAGAACAGGAGGATGATTCAAACGGTGATTCATTATTCGATTTTTAAACTGAAAACTTTACCAACCATATTTCATTCTTTGTAGGAAAAACTGACTGTAAAGCAATGAAAAATGGAGGTAACAAGATGAATAATAATACAAATGGTATTTTTCCAGGTGCTTTTATCTTTGATGAAGTCAATTCAAGTACGGATACGAAATTAAATCATGACCGATATGATGTATATGTGAATGGTGAATTTGTCGGACATAAAACGTTATTAACTCAATCTGAAACAATTGGTGATGTAAATGATTTCTTGCAAACACAAGGATATCAAAAATTCGAAGCTAAGCTAGACGGTGATCACTATGATGTTCAAGTCGACGAAGATGAAGCAGCAGTAAAAGAGGCTCTTCAAATTTACTTACAAAGCCGTTGAGCAAAAGCCCCCTTATTGGGGGCTTTTGTATGGGAAAAAGTATCTTCTATTTAACATTTGGGCGTTTTCTATGGTTATTGGCTGAAAGCTTACCTTCCCTTGAAGAGGCAGCTGAACAAATTTGGGAATATCACAGCTAATGACTGTGCCGATTCTTGGATACCCTCCCGTTGTTTGTCGATCGGCCAGTAAAACAATCGGGTGACCATCAGGAGGAATTTGAATACCTCCTAAAGGAATGGGGTCTGAAGAAAGGGACCTTTGTTCAGAATGGATGGCCGTTTCTCCGTGTAGTCGATACCCCATTCGATCTCCAAGTGTATAGGTATAAGCTTGTTTTTCAAATATGAATGCAGCCTCTTCTTGTAAATAGTCTAAATGGGGCCCTCTAATATAACGAACGTTTATTTCTTGACTATAATCAGGAATTTCCTCTTGAATGAGCCCTCGGTTTCGATTGGTCAAACTGGGGTTCGTACTATAGTAAGTGGTATCTGAATTCACCATTGTTCCGATACCAGCCTTTTGATAGGTGGACTTGCTGCCTAATACATCTTCAATATCAAAACTGCCTCTAATCGCTAAATATGCAAAGTTTCCTTGTAGTTGTTTTCCAAACCGGAGTACATCCCCTATTTTTGCTGTATACGTTCTCCATCCCTGTATTGGAGATGAGTTCAATGTTGGAGATAAATTTGCTCCACAAATTGCAAAAGTAACTGAATCTAAGAAGGTGAGTGTTGGACCGACAACACAAAATTCAAGACAAACAGCATGCAAAGGATTTCCTACCAATGCATTGGCTGATTGAAAAGCAAAGGAATCCATTGCACCAGAAGTGACAACACCGTAGCGCTGATATCCAAATCTTCCTTTATCCTGAAAGCTAGTGGCTAATCCCTTTTTCTCAATGTGGATGATTGGTTTTCTACTCACTTTTTTACTCCTAAAGGCATGATTTGAATGCCTTTATCACTTAGTGCCATTTGTAATTGGGATGCTAGCTTTTCAGAGCCCTGATGGTCGCCATGTATACATAATGTATCTGCTTCTATACGAATAATAGAGCCGGAGATAGTGGTCACTTCATTTCTTTCAATAATGGAAAGAGCCTGTTCAATGGATTCCTTAATCGTTGAGATAGAAGAGTTAGCAAGATATCTTGGTGTTAATGTTCCATCATCCTGGTAGGTTCGGTCGATAAAAGCTTCAATGGCATAAGGGACGTTTACATCAATGCAAGCTTGAATGAGTTCGCTGTGAGCCAGTCCATATACAACTAAAGTCGGGTCAAATAATTTGATAGCTTCTACAACAGCTTTTGCAATATACGGTTCAGTTGAAGCCATATTGTATAAGGCACCATGTGGCTTAACATGGGTTAATGGTACACGCTCTGCATGACATAATGCTTGAATGGCACCTAGTTGGTATAACATTAGACTTTTGATTTCATCTGCATCTAGTTGCAAGGGACGTCTTCCAAATCCATGTAAATCATAGAAGCCTGGATGTGCACCGACATTTACTCCTTTTTCCTTTGCCATTTTAATTGTCCTACTCATAATAGTTGGATCACCTGCATGGAATCCACAGGCAATATTGGCTGAAGAAATATAGTGTAAGAGTATATCATCCTGCCCTATTGTATAGATTCCAAAGCCTTCGCCTAAATCACAGTTTATATCAATCTGTTTCATCACTAGCCTCCAATTCCTCTATGCTAATTGCGTAGAACGATAATGTATCTCCGGGCTGAAATAAAAAGGGCTGTGCCTTCGATGGGTTAAATAATTGGATAGGAGTCTGTCCAATAATATTCCATCCTCCAGGTGACGATAGAGGATAAATCCCTGTATAGAGTCCTCCAATTCCGACGGCTCCTTTCGGGACATGAGTTCTAGGTGTCGATTTTCGAGGTGTGTGAAGACGGTTATCAAGTCCTGTTAAATAAGGAAATCCAGGGAGAAACCCCATTATAGCGACTTTATATGTAGTATCCAGATGGAGTTGTATCATCTCTTTGGGAGTCATGTTTTTTGCATGAGCGAGCTCTACCAAATCTAAAGCTACCTGCTCGTCATAACAAATAGGTATAGAATGGTGTATTGACTCAGTTGCCTTAAACTTGTTTTTACCTTCAAGAAAAGGCGCTACAACATTTTTCATTTGATCAAATGTACAAATTGATGTGTTATATTCAATCATGATTGTTTCAAATGCCGGAACAATGTCTATAATGGAGGGATGCCTTTGTTCACCTAACCGGCGTGCTATATGATGTATATAGTTCAGTAATTGATCAGGATGGTTGTGTTTGAATGTGATGAGTAAACTCGTATCACTAAGTGGTTGAATGGTGTATGGAACCATATGCGCCTCCCTTTTTTAGAATATTATAATAATTATACCATAACGTTGATAGCGAGGAATTACCTTGGATTTTTACAGGCTAATCCATTATGATGGAAGAAAAGTATATAAGTAAGGTGTGAAAAATCATGAAACTATTTATCGTAATCGGTGCAATAAATGCATTAATTGCAGTTGCACTAGGTGCTTTTGGAGCACATGGACTTGAAGGAAAGTTATCAGCAAAGATGCTGGAAGTATGGAAAACGGGAGTAACATACCAGATGTTCCATGCGATTGGCCTATTAGTTATTGGTTTACTGGTAGGTAAGTACGAGAATGTTGCGTCCTTTACATGGGCGGGTTGGATTATGTTTATTGGAATCGTTTTATTCTCAGGTAGTTTATATGCATTAAGTACAACGGGAATTAAATTCTTCGGTCCAATTACTCCATTAGGTGGGGTTGCCTTTTTAATTGCTTGGTTCATGGTCATCATTGGTGCTGTGAAATATTTGTAAAAAAGAAGAGGCTGGGACACAACTTAATAACTTAACTCCAAATACGAACAATATCTATACTATTATATTTAGTATTATTATTAGGCTTAATTAAAGAGTTAGTGTTGGAAGAACAAGTTCGTTCCACTGCGCTACAGCCACTCGCTTTCCTCTACTTCCCGCAGGAGTCGAGTGGCCTACGCTCCATTCCACTTAATTATTATTATAGTATGTATATGCAGAACCAATAACTCTATTTAAAACAAAATACCCGAATTATTAGGCGAATGATTCATTAAAATAATCACCTAATAGTTCGGGTTTATTATTGTCTAAAATATTTACGTCCCAACCTCTGTTATAACTCTTGAATCTTCTTCTAAAAACTCGCTTATTCTATCTAGGGTTATACGTTGTTAATGGTGCAGTACCATATGGATATTCGTAAGCTAGTTCTTCATCAAATGTAATATAATTTAGGAATACCATTAATAGTAAGTATCTCATTCCAGTTTGAGGATCGCTCAGTATGATATGGTCACGACCTGCAGCTTCAACAATTCCCTTGAATACTTCACGGTTGTTTTCAAATGTCATATAAACCGTTGCAAGCTTACCTTTGTTTAATCGTAAAATATTTTCAATATAAGACTGTTCTAAAGGAAGCATACCTGGCACAAGTTCTGCCGGATTTTGCATTCCTACGTTAGGAGCACCTGGCTGCACGAAAGGTCCACCAGCCTGGGCATACGGGTTATACGTCAATGTGGTAGGTACCGGTTGCTGCATACCTTGAGCAGGAAATCCAGTCCCAAAATAACCATAAGGATTTGTTTGTGCATACTTTTGATTCATGAAAACCCCTCCTATTAATGAAGATTAACGATACACATCTGGACAATTCTCCGAAGTTGGTTTGTAAAAACAGTGAGACTTAAACCTTCCTGAGTTCCACTGGTTATACCACTGAGCGGGGCAATTACCACCTGGTTTGAAAAACCAAAGTGAGTATTCAGCCGGGTTGAAGCGTTGTCCTTTTAACACTCTCCGTGCTAACTCGATTTCAGTGGGTCTAGCTGCCTGATAAAAGTAGCCCTTTTTTGTTGCTTCAAAACCACCAGGACTTTGATAAATCATTTGGCGGATGTTGGTGATTTTCTTGAAATCTAAACAAGCAGCACGAGCACGATTAACTCCTACATTTCCAACTAATAGCATTCCTTGCTGTCCTTCGCCTTCTGCTTCAGCACGTAAGAGCCGAGCTAAAAGCTTCACATCATCCTCCGTATGAGCAACTACAGCCATCTTAAATTCACCCTTCCTATTCACCGATAAGAACCATTAGTAACATATGGGCAGGCGTTGGAAATGGTGCAGCTAAGATTATGTGAAAAGGACGTTAAATCCACTATTGATACTATGAATGTTGAAAGCAGTTTATGACTAAAAAAAGCCTCCTTATAAAATAAGGAGGCCATGAGTGTATATTTAATTTTAAGTCTATTAATTAACGTGTAAGAATTGAGGAAGCTTCTCGGCAGCTAGGATATTTCCGACAAAGAATGAACCAAAGTCACCAAAGCGTGCACTTACTTCATCAAATCTCATTTCATATACAAGTTTTTTGAATTCAAGTGGGTCGTCAGCGAATAGTGTAACTCCCCATTCGTAATCGTCAAAACCAACAGATCCGGTGATAATTTGCTTTACTTTACCTGCATATTTTCTACCGATCATACCGTGACTTCTCATCATACTGCGGCGATCTTCCATAGGAAGCATGTACCAGTTATCTTGACCGTCACGCTTTTTGTCCATTGGATAGAAACAAATATGTTTCCATTTTGGTAGAGTAGGATACAAGCGAGCAAGAATTTCAGGGTTTTGGTAAGGGTCTTCACCTGCAGGTAAATAGTTACTTAGTTCAACAACTGATACATAAGAATAAGTAGGAACTGTAAATTCAGCAATCATGGTTTTGTTGAATTCCATCTCTAATTCATTAATTTCTTCTAGAGTTGGACGTAAAAGCATGAACATGAAGTCTGCCTTTTGACCGATAATGCTGTAGAAAGCATGGCTGCCTGTTTTACTCTCTTCAGCGGTGCCCCACTTTTCAAGTAATCCTTGAAACTCGGAAATTGCCATTTGTCTTTCATCACTGCTTAAGCTTTTCCATGCAGTCCAGTTCATTGAACGGAATTCGTGCAGAGAATACCAGCCATCTAGAGTTTTTGCTGCTTCACTCATCTATAACACTCCTTTATAATAGTTAATTGTGCATTCACGAGACTTGCTGTCGCTCGAAGTACATGAATATGTATACAACAATACTATATCATAGTTTTGCCTAAATAGAGGTTCGTAAACCCTTGTGTATTCTTAACGATTTTGTGACGAATGATACGATAAGTTTTCGTATTATTGGGAAGGATAGAAATGGCTTTACAGATTATGTACATATAGAAAGATAGCCAGTAATCTTTAATATAGGTAGGAAAAATCAATAGAAAAGCAATAGGAGGAATAACGGTGAGTGATTTATTTCAAGCAGTCAAGAGCGCAGTAGAGGGAAAAAATATTAAAATTGTATTCCCGGAAGGAACAGATGAAAGAATTTTAGTAGCAACCAATCGTTTAGCTGAGGAAGGGATTTTAACTCCAATTTTAATCGGTAATATGACAGACATAAAAAATAAAGCAGCAGAAAAGGGATTAGCGTTAAATGGAGTGACAATTTTGGATCCTGCAAATTATGACGAGCAGGATGCCATGGTACAAGCATTTGTTGAAAGAAGAAAAGGGAAGGCAACCGAAGAGGATGCAAGAAAAATCCTTTTGGACGAAAATTACTTTGGTACAATGCTTGTCTATATGGAAAAGGCAGAAGGTCTGGTAAGTGGAGCAGCACATTCTACAGCTGACACGGTTAGACCGGCCCTACAAATCATTAAAACGAAGCAGGGTGTCAAGAAAACATCTGGTGTATTTATCATGGTAAGAGAAGATGAAAAGTATGTGTTTGCAGATTGCGCAATTAACATTTCTCCTGATAGCCAGGATTTAGCTGAAATTGCAGTTGAAAGTGCAAAGACAGCTGGCTTGTTTGGAATTGACCCACGTATTGCGATGCTTAGCTTTTCAACAAAAGGGTCGGCCAAATCTTCTGAAACAGAAAGAGTTGTAGAGGCAGTAAGGATTGCTAAAGAAATAGACCCGAATCTTTTACTAGATGGGGAATTTCAGTTTGATGCAGCGTTCGTACCATCTGTAGCGGCTAAGAAGGCACCTGATTCCGTGCTCAAGGGTGATGCCAATGTTTTTATCTTTCCGAGCCTGGAAGCAGGGAATATTGGGTATAAAATTGCGCAACGACTAGGAAAGTTTGAAGCAATTGGTCCTATCTTGCAAGGCCTAAATAAACCGGTAAATGATTTATCACGTGGTTGTAATGAAGAGGATGTGTATAAGCTTGCGTTAATAACGGCGGCACAATCTTTGTAATAGGCCTTTTTCTAAAACTTTGATGCTTTTCGTACAATTAAGCTGGTGTACAAGCAGTTTTAGTGCATATTGAGGTGGGATTAGAAAAGAGCAACTCTTTTTATGTATAGAATGATCTAGTTTTTAAGGCGAAAATCCGGCTTTTGGGATTTTACACATATCAACAATCTATACGAAAATAGCCTTATAATATGAAAGATGGCTAGGGAAACCTAGTCTATTTTTTTTTATAGAGTGATTTCAAAATGAAGTAATTGAACACGCTTCAGTACGAGCAGATAAGGTTTTTAAGTCTACTTATACTTTAGAAGCGTTATATGAAAGCTTTACAATGAAGGTGGCCGATCAGGCATTGTATTTGCAAGTATAATATAAATAAGCAAATTAGCTGGTAGGAAAATGAAAATTAATCTAACTGCAAAAGAGGATATACCATAAAACTCTGCTATCCCTCCACAAACACCGTGGATGGACTTATCTTTATCAGACTTTCTTAACTTGTTTTGCAAGGAGCATTCTCCTTTTAGATGGTTTTTCCTTATTTTAACATAGTTAATAACTATAAAAGTTATGACTAGACTAAAAAACACCACAATAATACAATCAAACACAGTCTAAGTCCTTACTATCGCTAATGATTTCCGTGCAAGACTTCGCTTTCCGCGGGTAGGAAGCTGATGGTTATTTTCACTGCCATGAAAAAACCTACCTCCTCGGCGAGCCTGCGGGGTCTCACATAAGCTACTCTTCCCGCAGGAGTCTTCGTCTTGCACTCCAATCAACCTCTGGATAGAGCTAAAATCTAGATTATGTACATTTAACAAGTTAAAAACCCGAACTAATTTGCCTCATAAGAAGGGAAATTAGTTCGGGTCTTTTAGACTAAAACACTTTTGTTCTATGCTGACTACATAGTACTCAAGTCTCCAAGTGCTTTATCATTTCGATCAATCATACGACTTAAGTTTGCTTCGTATACAGGTAATTCTTCTTGAGTCAGCCCAGAATTCTCTAATGTCGCACCAAGATTTTTTAAGGCTAGCATGGAAGAATACATAATTTGCGGTATGGTTATTTCTTTATTTAGTAACTCAGAAAGTGAAGCCATTGTGGATGGTACGATAGTAGGTGGAGAGAATTTAGATTCATTATCAGACTTTCCTATTTCATAAAAGTTTTTGATCAGTTCAGCTCGGCGAGATCCACTACCTGATACACATAAGTATATCTGTACAGCAATACCTCCACGTAATCTTCGTTGGGAAATTCCTGCAAATTTTCTCCCACCTATACTAAGATCATAACTACCAGGACAATAAGAGCCTACAATTTCTCTAGCTTCAAAAGAAACAGATTCATCCTTTAATAGATGGCTAACAAGCTCAACCATCGCATCATAGCCCCGATTAATATCAATCCCTTTTTCACTATCAGGAAAAATTAACGATAAATTGAGTACATCCTGATCAAGTACAACAGCAAGCCCTCCGGAATTCCGTACAATTGTGTGAAATCCTTGTTCTTGCAAGTAGGTAATCCCTTTTTCTAAATCATGCAACCGAGTATCCTGAATTCCAAGGACAACGGTATTGTGATGTACCCAGGAACGGAGAACAGGATGAGATTGGCCGCTACCAACAGAGGCGCATAGCGTATCATCAATGGCAAATGACTGCTTTGCCTCAAAAAGTGCTCCTAAGGAACTTTGGTCGATTATTCTCCAATGTGATTGAGTGAGTAGTGACATAATTTTAACCCCTTACTTATCTTTGCGCTCCATATTATATCATATTAGGCTATACAAATCCCTTTAGGACTAATGATGGAGGACCGAATGAACCTATGTATCTATTGTACTACTTCTTTTGACGGAAAAATAAGTGTTACACCCTATGGTTGTCCAATAAGGTATCCAGTACAATGAAAAAAGATTGATAAATATCGACAAATTTTGGAAAACGAGAGTGTTACATATGATACCCAGGTCAAGAAAAGAAACATATAAACAAAAACGTAAAACTAGGAGAATTCTGCAATTCTTTATACCGTCTGTTCTTATATGTCTCTTTTGCTTCTTCATCTATCAAAACCAAAGTGTACAAGTGGAGAAACCAGATGAACAGACGAATAAGGAGACAATAGAAAAGGCTCCAATAATAGAAGTAAAACAGGCACCAGTTCAAGAACTAGATGTGAGAAAAGAGTCTAACGTTGAAATGGATGACGGTAAACCAATAGAAGTGATACAGACAAGCGAAGAAAAATCGAATGCCCCTGTCAGTCCGCCAATTGTTAAAGGAAACAACGAAACAGTTGAAAAGGAAGAGAAAAAACTTCCTGCAGCAAAAGGTGTTGTAATCATCCACCATACCTTAAAAGCGAAAGAGACCTTGTATAGCCTTATTAAGCACTATTACAAAGAAGATCAACTCGACTATTTATTACGGTACAACGGCATCAGTGATCCAAGCAAAGATGCAAAAGAGGGGGATGTTATCAAGGTCCCGAATCCAGATTATTTAGGCACGTATGTGGTTCAAAAAGGTGATACATTGTTTTCAATTGGAAGGATATATTTTAATAAATCACAAATTGTACAGTACATGACAGACATTCACCAATCATCTAATGTGAAAACGGGAGAGAAATTAACAGTGTTTCATCAAGGTAAACTAACCACTCATATGGTGAAAGACAGTGAAACGCTATATGGAATTATGAATCAATATTACCAGTTTTCGGATTTTTTGAACGTCATTCAAGAAAGTAATCACTTAGGAGAGCAGGTCCAGACAGGTCAAAAGCTTTTAATCCGAAACCCATTTTATAAAACGAGCCAACCTGTTAAAGATAATAACTGGTCAATTGAGATTCTACT of Bacillus sp. BGMRC 2118 contains these proteins:
- the pta gene encoding phosphate acetyltransferase, which produces MSDLFQAVKSAVEGKNIKIVFPEGTDERILVATNRLAEEGILTPILIGNMTDIKNKAAEKGLALNGVTILDPANYDEQDAMVQAFVERRKGKATEEDARKILLDENYFGTMLVYMEKAEGLVSGAAHSTADTVRPALQIIKTKQGVKKTSGVFIMVREDEKYVFADCAINISPDSQDLAEIAVESAKTAGLFGIDPRIAMLSFSTKGSAKSSETERVVEAVRIAKEIDPNLLLDGEFQFDAAFVPSVAAKKAPDSVLKGDANVFIFPSLEAGNIGYKIAQRLGKFEAIGPILQGLNKPVNDLSRGCNEEDVYKLALITAAQSL
- a CDS encoding biotin-dependent carboxyltransferase family protein; amino-acid sequence: MSRKPIIHIEKKGLATSFQDKGRFGYQRYGVVTSGAMDSFAFQSANALVGNPLHAVCLEFCVVGPTLTFLDSVTFAICGANLSPTLNSSPIQGWRTYTAKIGDVLRFGKQLQGNFAYLAIRGSFDIEDVLGSKSTYQKAGIGTMVNSDTTYYSTNPSLTNRNRGLIQEEIPDYSQEINVRYIRGPHLDYLQEEAAFIFEKQAYTYTLGDRMGYRLHGETAIHSEQRSLSSDPIPLGGIQIPPDGHPIVLLADRQTTGGYPRIGTVISCDIPKFVQLPLQGKVSFQPITIENAQMLNRRYFFPYKSPQ
- the gerQ gene encoding spore coat protein GerQ, with amino-acid sequence MNQKYAQTNPYGYFGTGFPAQGMQQPVPTTLTYNPYAQAGGPFVQPGAPNVGMQNPAELVPGMLPLEQSYIENILRLNKGKLATVYMTFENNREVFKGIVEAAGRDHIILSDPQTGMRYLLLMVFLNYITFDEELAYEYPYGTAPLTTYNPR
- a CDS encoding cell wall hydrolase, with amino-acid sequence MAVVAHTEDDVKLLARLLRAEAEGEGQQGMLLVGNVGVNRARAACLDFKKITNIRQMIYQSPGGFEATKKGYFYQAARPTEIELARRVLKGQRFNPAEYSLWFFKPGGNCPAQWYNQWNSGRFKSHCFYKPTSENCPDVYR
- a CDS encoding lipoate--protein ligase family protein; protein product: MSLLTQSHWRIIDQSSLGALFEAKQSFAIDDTLCASVGSGQSHPVLRSWVHHNTVVLGIQDTRLHDLEKGITYLQEQGFHTIVRNSGGLAVVLDQDVLNLSLIFPDSEKGIDINRGYDAMVELVSHLLKDESVSFEAREIVGSYCPGSYDLSIGGRKFAGISQRRLRGGIAVQIYLCVSGSGSRRAELIKNFYEIGKSDNESKFSPPTIVPSTMASLSELLNKEITIPQIMYSSMLALKNLGATLENSGLTQEELPVYEANLSRMIDRNDKALGDLSTM
- a CDS encoding PspC domain-containing protein, which codes for MQNKLRKSDKDKSIHGVCGGIAEFYGISSFAVRLIFIFLPANLLIYIILANTMPDRPPSL
- a CDS encoding HAD family hydrolase; this encodes MRSFIEHAKLFIFDLDGTLYEDTDHFDYYADLLADQLPNRELQLNFHQDYEAMKAGTHVVQIGTAYDVENDLALTLNPMNLQVTLVQDWNGNVVDYQYPTPLLFNFKSMIAIGDGWWLPFVAAMHYGVSDTIASYNRTKEFMVTDQFQLTKTPGLKQGLLELKETKKLVLCTNSDLDDALRLLKELELDTIFEHILPSSMKPAKTEELFKRLLTQYDVEPHEAISIGDNFINEIAPALKLGMKAVYIHAKTDEQNDDLLTIPTLANVFA
- a CDS encoding heme-dependent peroxidase, with protein sequence MSEAAKTLDGWYSLHEFRSMNWTAWKSLSSDERQMAISEFQGLLEKWGTAEESKTGSHAFYSIIGQKADFMFMLLRPTLEEINELEMEFNKTMIAEFTVPTYSYVSVVELSNYLPAGEDPYQNPEILARLYPTLPKWKHICFYPMDKKRDGQDNWYMLPMEDRRSMMRSHGMIGRKYAGKVKQIITGSVGFDDYEWGVTLFADDPLEFKKLVYEMRFDEVSARFGDFGSFFVGNILAAEKLPQFLHVN
- the pxpB gene encoding 5-oxoprolinase subunit PxpB; this translates as MVPYTIQPLSDTSLLITFKHNHPDQLLNYIHHIARRLGEQRHPSIIDIVPAFETIMIEYNTSICTFDQMKNVVAPFLEGKNKFKATESIHHSIPICYDEQVALDLVELAHAKNMTPKEMIQLHLDTTYKVAIMGFLPGFPYLTGLDNRLHTPRKSTPRTHVPKGAVGIGGLYTGIYPLSSPGGWNIIGQTPIQLFNPSKAQPFLFQPGDTLSFYAISIEELEASDETD
- a CDS encoding L,D-transpeptidase family protein encodes the protein MIPRSRKETYKQKRKTRRILQFFIPSVLICLFCFFIYQNQSVQVEKPDEQTNKETIEKAPIIEVKQAPVQELDVRKESNVEMDDGKPIEVIQTSEEKSNAPVSPPIVKGNNETVEKEEKKLPAAKGVVIIHHTLKAKETLYSLIKHYYKEDQLDYLLRYNGISDPSKDAKEGDVIKVPNPDYLGTYVVQKGDTLFSIGRIYFNKSQIVQYMTDIHQSSNVKTGEKLTVFHQGKLTTHMVKDSETLYGIMNQYYQFSDFLNVIQESNHLGEQVQTGQKLLIRNPFYKTSQPVKDNNWSIEILLNTHTLTLYKDGNVYKTYSVATGKESLTPKGTFQVITKFLNPEYTRKKIAGGDPRNPLGTRWIGLNVPGTTGRTYGIHGTSDPSSIGKDVSQGCIRLLNIDVEALFEIIPIGTEVVIK
- a CDS encoding LamB/YcsF family protein → MKQIDINCDLGEGFGIYTIGQDDILLHYISSANIACGFHAGDPTIMSRTIKMAKEKGVNVGAHPGFYDLHGFGRRPLQLDADEIKSLMLYQLGAIQALCHAERVPLTHVKPHGALYNMASTEPYIAKAVVEAIKLFDPTLVVYGLAHSELIQACIDVNVPYAIEAFIDRTYQDDGTLTPRYLANSSISTIKESIEQALSIIERNEVTTISGSIIRIEADTLCIHGDHQGSEKLASQLQMALSDKGIQIMPLGVKK
- a CDS encoding DUF423 domain-containing protein, producing MKLFIVIGAINALIAVALGAFGAHGLEGKLSAKMLEVWKTGVTYQMFHAIGLLVIGLLVGKYENVASFTWAGWIMFIGIVLFSGSLYALSTTGIKFFGPITPLGGVAFLIAWFMVIIGAVKYL